TGCTTAAAGCACTTGGGCGATGGGATCTCAGTcacattttcttggcagaaatactggcgTGGTTGCTATTTCCTTCAGATCACTTGACAGATGAATaaatgaggcagacagggttaagtgacttgcccagggtcacacacatagTAGggatctgaggcaaaatttgaacccataaaaatgcatcttcctgactccaggcccggcactctatccactgtggcgccacctagctgctcggCACctaggagatgcttaataaatgcttgttaaattgaactAAAATGGGAAACCTTTGCTTCCATGCCTGGGGTTCATGGCCTGTAGCCAGAGGGCGTCTGGTTCCATGGACACCATGTGGCCGAGTTGACCAGCTGGCACAGTGAGCATGGGGCACAGGAGTCGGGATCTGGGGTTCTCTCCCTAGGTGAGTCAGTCTATAGACTGACCCCTCACTCCAACAGAGGGGCTCACAAGGATTATATTTTGGTCTACAATTCCTCTGTCCTTTACTAGGTGAGGAGCATGGAGAggtagggaggaggaggaggaagaggacgagaaagaggaagaggaggaagaggaggaggaggaggaggaagagtagtGCTTCTAAAACTTATTACACGAGAATTTCCAGGAGGAAGGCTTAGGGAGGATCTAGGTACATCTACAAGATCTCAGATCTCGAGCTAGAAGGAACCCCAAAAGCTATCGAATCcatacaacctttttttttttcttttttttttgaatgaggcaaatgaggtaaagtgacttgcccagggtcacacagctaggaagtattaagtgtctgagattagatttgaactcaggtcctcctgacatcagcgccacctagctgcccctccatgacccattttaaagaagaggaaaattgaaGCGGTAGGAAGTCTTGATTTTTAAGAGCTCTGGCTTTGGAAACTCCTGAAACAATcactcagagctggaaaggagagCCTCAAACTTCAGGCTATTTGTGGTTTTCATTTGGGATTGGTGGGGTCCCATAGGCAGAAACTAAGAGAGCAATCGATCGATCAATGATTAATCTGCATTTATGGGACACCTACTATGTCCCAGCCAGACTGACTAGGTGCTGGTGCTGGGACTCCAATAACAAAGGTTTGCTTGCAGGAAGGGTCTGCTCACGTGTTGCTCTGGTGCTCTAACAGGATCACGTATGGAAAGGGCTTTGTAAACCTAAAGTGCTCTCTAAGTGTCCGCTCTTCCTGCCCCAATCCCATCAGCATTTCTCACTTCCCAGATGCTCCTGATTTCTCCTGGCTCGCTTCCTGTTCTAGGATGCCAGACTTGCATCTGTTGAGaaatccttctcttcccccaccctgACCCCGCTAATCCTTCTTATAAGAAGGGGACCTTCCGCCCCATAGCTCCAAGGACAAGACCTTGGACGGGGACAGAAGACGTCTCGGGGCACTTGGAACTTGGCCAGGAGAAGAGCAGAGAAGGGCACTCACCATATTTAGCTGCTTTCGCCGCCGCCAGGGATCCTGGAGCtggggaggaagagacagaatcGGAGGGTCCATAAGTCCAAAATGTAAGGAGGCTCAAGGGCCAGAACAAGGGACTGACCAGAAAGCCCTACCCAGCTTCCCCTTGCCCTTTAGGTTCAGGGCAGAGCTTCTCCCTCTGGGAGGGTCCCCGACCCAACCAGCTGCATCCCACTCCCAGCATCCGTCCCTCTCTAAACTGCAGCAGTGACCTTCGATGCCTCCATCAGGTGTTTATCCCGGGCCACTCGTGACCCTTCCGGCATCGCTCTGCTGAATACTTGAAATATCCCGGGTGGCAGGCTTGTTTCCACAAGCAGACTCAAGTTCCCCGAGGCAGGGCTtggctctcctcctcctccctccccagggCACCCATTGGCAGAATGACTGAAGCTCTCAGTGACCTCGATAATCTTGGGATCCACCTGCTCTAGAAGGCATCCCAAACCATGAAACCATGGCCAATTCCCTGCTCCTCACGCCCCTGAGAATGACCTGGGCACGAGAAACCAGTTCTCTGCCTCCGTCCCTCAGACCCGCTCCCTCTGGGATGCTCACCTACTCCAGTCCCATAGCCAATACCACCAGGGAAGCCAGCACCATCCGCAATTCCACCTGGGTAGCCAGGGACTCCTCCAATCCCAGTGGCAGCTCCTGGAGGAAGAAAGGCCTCGGGTGGACACATGGGCTAGGACCGCAAGGGAAAGCTAACAGGATGGAAAAGGAGCGTGGGAAGTGGCGCAGGGGCGATGACCCCAATCCTTCTCAGCGAGCCAGCACAGAAGTGGGCCAGCAGAAACCCGGAGCCGAGGCCACCTCTGCTCTTTTTAGGGTTTCGTGGGGGGCAGAAAAGACCAGAATCCATGTGTTGGTGGCTAGCTTAGTTGGGTCAGTCTCTGGGACTGATCAGGAAACAAGTTTTCCAAAGTGGTACTCACTGTACTGGGCTTTGGCGGCTGCTTTGGCCGCAGCCTGGGCCGCCGGTGTCCCTGCTCCTAGAGATACAAAGTAAGAGATGGGGTCAGGAATGCCCCATCTATCCTTTGGGGGGGACTCCATGAGTGTTCCTTTCCCACACTCCCATGCCACAGGGATTCCCTCTTACCTGGGACAGCTCCGGCTCCAGCACCAGCACCCCCAGGGACTCCTCCTACACCTAGTCCTCCCACACCTGGGACTAACCCTGTGGAGATTAAAAGGAGGGACTCAGGATCCGTGTCTGAGCTCCAGGGGATGGGAATCCCGTGGTCCTGGAAGCAGGCTGGGCGGAGGGGGAAGAAACACAGGGACTAGACAGGAGGGGATCGCTCCTGAAAGTTTTGGGGATGCAAGATGGAGTGTATGGGGTCCTGGCAAGAGTCACAAGGCAAGGGATGAAGGCCGTCTGGATGGTCCAACCATCCcatttatagaggaagaaaccgagtccagagaagttaaaggacttgctccagatcccacagctagtaaatgaagAGCCAGGAGTTGGACTCAAGTCTCTCCCATCCTCAGACTCTTCATCGCTATTTGACCCCATACAAATGACTCAACCaccacctgcctcagtttccccgtttATAGAATGAAGTCCTTGGAGGGGCCTCCGGCTCTAGATATAAATGTGCTGCTTGTATAGCCTTGGGATCCTGAGGAATGGGGCGGCTGAACAGCAGCGTGGCTGACCTTGGCTCTCACTGGGACCCAGTCCCCTCATCTGCAAGGTCCCtgccagatctaaatctatattgtATTGTTCTTATAACGGGAAAAAAGGGACCCACGTGATCTGAACTTTTCAGATCCCCAAACTGTCCTCCAGGAGCCCTTGGAGAGAATGGCTGGTGAGGAAGTGGGCATCTGGGGGGAGGGACAGCGGAAGCGAATATGGAGGAGAAGGATTGTAATGGAGGGGACCAAGAGATGGGGAAATCTGGGGaagtgacgtgcccagggtcacacagcaggtaTATGTCTGTGGCCAGGTTTGAATTCCCAGCCTCAGACCCCGTGCTCCGTCAGGCCTTTAGCGGAGGACTGTAGAGTCCCGGGGATCCCTGGAACTGAAGGATGGATTAGGGCTGAGAGGACGGTCTCGGGAGGGTACCTACCGTACTGGGCGGCTTTGGCGGCAGCTTTGGCGGCGGCGGCGGATTGGGCCAGTGCGCCTGTGAGCAGAGAGAAAGGCAGCCATGTTGAGTGGGGGCGGTGAAGGTGGAGGGGGCCAGAGAGGAGTGTCCACCTCCCCACCCTTCCTTCCCCAGGATGAAACAGGCCGCGTTTGCAGCGGTCTTCAGAACCCTTCTCAGCAGGTTCTCCCTCTGAGGGGGGTCAAGTCCTAgctttatttctaatttcctaAAGTGATCTCAAGCAGGCCCTTGTCCTCCACGGACccatttcttatctgtaaaacgaaGGGCTCGAATCCGACAGATGAAGGCCTTCCAGCTTTTGGATTCTATCCACGCCCCGTCTCCCAAATATGATAAGTGGACGGGACGACTATAAATCTGCACTTAAAAACTTTGTTTTCTGTTCCCCTAATCCCCCGTAGCCTCTCTTGGAGAGCGCGCCCCACCCAGGACAGTCCTGGCACTTAGGGCTGGCTTCGCCCAATCATTTTGAAATATGTATTTTGGTTGGAATACGAGCTCTTTGAGAAATCAGTTTGGAACTGAATCAGGAGAACAATAAACACAATGTTGAACAATAACGCAAGTGGAAAGGTCACTAAGAGGAAACTGAACTCTGAGTAATTGAAAAGCTGTTAGAGAATCGAATATCAACTATGGCCCTTCGTCCTGGCAGAGAAGCAGGAACCACTGGGGAGGCGGGGAGTGGCGCGTCCATTATCAGAAAAGCTCATGGCCCTGAGAGTTTGGGGGgggaatgtttttctttgttaaaaggcaGTGAGGTGGACTCGGAATCAGGGAATTCCAATGTGGCCTTAGACaatttctagttgtgtgaccccgagcaagtcatttcactctgcctcagtttcctcatctgtaaagtgagctggggaaggaaatagtgAACCGCTCCAGTggttgccaagaaaactccaaatagggtctgaaaagactgaacagcTACAGTTTTCTTTGTTCAATGGGAGAATTTAGCTAGGAAGTAGGGGAAGGATGAGGGGATGGTATATTGCCAGAAATGATGGGGAAGTTTAAAAACCCCCCAATGCATCAttaaatcttagaaaaattagttttaatggataaattttttctaaaataatctgCATCTGAAACAATTTGGGAAAAAGTCTATGTTTAAGAGAAATCATAGTTTCTAAGGCAGGGGCTCTCAGTCTTTCCTGGGCATCATGGACCCTTTGGACACtggaataatgtttctaaatgcataaaacaaaatataaagggTTACAAAGAAAGCTAATTATTGAAATATCTTTGGAAAGGCGACACACACCCACTTTAAAAATCTAAAGGGAATCAATGCAGGTAGATGCAGCAGAGACTTGGAgggaacaagaagaaagaaataaaaagttaattcCTGGAACGATTGATCATCTTCTGATTGGAAAAGGCAGGAAGAGGAGTTCAATCTGCTGCTAGAGGGAGATTTGTGACTTACATTGTTCTCTTTCAGGTTCTGGGCCTTAAGGACCCTCTCCTCGAGGAATTGAGAAGAGCAAACTTAGGGGTTCTCTAATGACCAGAtagaagggaaactgaggaagccaTGGGCAAGTCCCGGGAAGTCACTCTGGCCTTCAGACATAGAACCCTCCTGAAAGCCATTTAAGTCCCGTACAGGGGAGCATGGCATTATCTGGTGGTTATATTGGGGTTAGATGATCAAAATAGTTCTGAACTGGGGACAAAGGTGCCTTTGCTTGTAACTCATCTCCTGGAAGGAAATGTTACCTCTGGTttgagaaatagaggaaaattacattcatttttcaCTCCATTTACTTAGTCTATGGCTGAAATTTCCCAGTCATCTCACCATTGGCCTTTGATTCCGGTCTTCCTCATCTTCATCCCCTTTCCTACATCCTCAAAAAGGACCATATCACTGGGTCCCCTGGCTCACATAAATGAGCTTTTACTTTAGCTTATTGGGAACCAGGCTTAAATGCTGTTAATCATGATTCTTTTCCAGCTCCTTTTTTAGATTATGTttctcccagtagaatgtaagctccttgagagcaagaccTATCTTGagtgtttgtatttgtatccccagtattggCACAGAGCAAGAGCTTAAATGAATACTCTTTTCCTCTATATTTGTATCTATGTGTCTGTTTTTTCTCCCTCgattatttatccatctatccattcatccatctatgagctatctctttcttgtttatccatccatctatccatcagaTAGTCATTCATCGATCCATTttccatttatccatctatttctttctcccaCAATCATGCATTCATCCATTTATCATCCATCTTTcttgtctatccatccatctatacaTCTAattatccattcatctatctatccatgtttCCACTtatccatctgtccatctattTCTCCCTCtatcatccattcatccatcacttatccctttcttctctctctctctctttctccgtCTATCATCCAACCAGTTATCTATCCATGATCTATCTCTTTTGTACCATCAgattatctattcattcatctatctatccattttccACTTATCAATCTATTTTTCTCCCACAATCATGTCCATATATCATCCATCTTTTTTTTGTCTATCTGTTCATCTATGAATTTGATTacccattcatctatctatccatgtttCCACCTATCCATTTGTCCATCTATTTCTCCCTCtaccatccattcatccatcacttatccctttcttctctctctttctccctctgtcatCCATCCAGTTATCTATCTAtgttctatctctttcttttgtaTCATCAGATATCCAcctgtttatctttctctctcttttccatctaTCATCCATTCACCCACCTATCATCTATCTCTTTCttgtctatctattcatccatctatccatcataTTATTTATggattcatctatctatccatctttccatttatctatttctttctctatcatcAATCCATTTACCTATGATCTGTCTCTTTCTTGcttatctctctatctttgtatctGTCTATTCATtcctctatctatccatctgtctatctttctcttctccttctatcaTCCATTCATCTACTCTCACGTATCTCTTTcttgtctgtctatccatctactTCTTGGAAATTTGGGCCACAAGCTCAAAGCAAGGCCACACGACTCAGTGGTATCAACCTACCTTAACTCTAGCCAACATCAATGGGAAGTCATGGAAGAACGTCTCGGCTCATTTTTGCAGTCAGCACAAAGGGTAAAGTGCAGACAGCGGTCAAGCACACCCTCCCCAGGAGAGGGGAAAATTGTAAAATTTGTCTCCTGATTTAGAACATGAATTTCTTGAGgatgttttttttcctcaccaCCACAGTTCTAGGTCCAGGTTAAATCAGAATGATGTAGTTAACATGTGGtaagtggatagagctctggatctGAAGTTCGGATAACTTGGACTCCAGTTCTGTCTTAGTCACTcaccagctctgtgaccctgggcaagctcCTTTATCtacctgggtctcagtttcctcattgtgaAGTGACGGTGTTGGGCAGCCTGGCTTCTAAGGTTCCCTTTCACTCTAGTTCTATGATCCGGGGATTTCCTGAGCAGTGGTCCCCAAAGTGGGACCTGTGAAACCCTGGGGGTCCCTGAGTCCAATTTTCAAATAATACTAAGACATTTTAAATTGCTTAGCTTGTAAGCGTTACTATGAATATAAAACACACAAAAGCAAAAGTTATTTAGGGGGTTCCTCAACAATTTTTGAGAGCATAAGAGGGTCCTGAGATAAAAAAAGTTTGTGGATTTCTGTCCTGGAGAATAATGAGCCCTGAATGAAAGGAAGGAGGCAGCCAGGGCACATGGAAAGGGCTCAAGAGGGGCATGAGGAAACCTGGGTTCTAGCTCTGGATGTTCTGCAGCCTCTGAGAACTTCACTCACAAAGGAGAAGCCTCTTCCCCTTAGTTTTCTCTGTGGAATGGTGGGGCCTCCAAGGGCCCGTCCAGCTGTGACATTTTATGGTTTTAGGAAATAATTTGTCTCCTCCTCAGGGAACCCCTGACAAACGAGAGCCTGAGATGGACCGGGTCCAAACTGGGTAAACAACAGCTTACCTGGACCACCTCCAACGCCTCCAACGCCTCCAACACCACCTGGGATTCCCACACCTGGGATGCCAGCACCGGGAACGAGTCCTCCAACACCTCCAACACCTCCAACACCTCCAGCACCTCCAGCACCTGAGGAGGTGAAAGGAAGTCAGTCCTGCTCTAAACCACAGGCACACGAGAGCCAACTCTCAGCCAGCTCGGTTCGAGGAGGGAGCAAGGGGGAGTCTGAGGGATGGGGAGTGGAGGCAGAAGAAGAAAGCAGAGGTGTAGGGAACTCCAAATTAGGGACAAATGGTGAATCATTTCTGCTTGGAATTATACTACAATAGAAGCGCCATGAtatggggagggagggacagagagacagagacagacagaaagatagagacagagaaagagaggagagagatagagacagtgagacaaagagacagagacagacagaaaggcagagatagagaaagagaggagagagatagagacagtgagacaaagagacagagacagaaacagagagagagacagaagcagagagggagacagagacagagagggagaaagagagggaaagagggaaggacagaaggagggagaaagagaggaagtcTGTGAACATCtcgtctttctttctttttctccctctctgtctcctctctgtctctctcctttctccctgtcctctgtttctgtcttttacCCCAGTGAGATGGGAAataagggagtttttttttttttaaacatttagtacttgaaaataataataaacaaaaacccCGTTGCTTCAGCTATGACCAGACTCCTCACCGGTTACTTCCTGCTCTCCCTCTAACCTCAGCTTATTTCCCAGGAGGGTATTTCCAGGGCCTCATGACATCAGCTCTATGTTGGAGCTATGAGCTAGTGTGGAGTCTGGTGGGGTTTCTGAGGTCTTTCCAGAAGCCTTCCTGCCTGTCAAACACTTCCTGATGTCAGTGACGGGCTTGATCTCAGCTCTGGCTTCCTGGGGATCAGTGGGGCACGGGGTGGGAAGGGGGGAGCTACATCctcaggaaggaggaaagagatgaagaagggTGAGAAGGGAGGAGCAGCCCTTCTGGGGTCAGGGGACTAGGTGGGCAGCTTCCTAAGCCCATGGCCAGGCAGGCAGTGAACTGGATAACAGCATCCCAGATATAGAAGGAGAAGGTAATGTCACCAgggcctggcatgtagtaaggacttaataaaagACTTCTgtaatacttaataaaaatacTTGCTGACTAACTGACTGACCTCAGAGGCTCTCTGGTCCAgccatcccattttatagagaaagaaggtTTGCCCCAAAGAAAGGGAAACCACTTGCTCAGGGTCAGTGGCAGAACTGGAGCATGAATCCAGATTATCTAGCTCCAGAGCTGGTATTATTTCCACTGCACTCCATGGCTTCCAGGGCCCAGACTGATGGGATGTGCTGGCTGTCTCTTTGGGGTCCACCTGCCAGCTTCTAGGGTCCCAAAGTGCCTCCTTGTGGTGGAAGGAGGAGTGGGGAGAGGTCCCTGGTCTGGCCTGGCGTGAGGAGGGAGAGGGCTCTCACGCACACTCGGGGCACTCACCGTATTTAGCTGCTttggcagcggcggcggcggcagcggctgtaggagagatagaagagagggaGACTTGGGGACTTGTGAATTGCCCTGTGGTGGGACGCTGTAGCTAGAGAGCTTCAGTACTTGGGACAGCCCAGAAAGCTGGAACCCCCTCTCTGCCCTCTGCAGAATTCCAGGGATGGAAAAGCCAAGATTCTATCTCCCTAATCGCTTCTGGTGATTGAACCCAAACTCACGGGAGAGAGCTGCCCCGGGGATGCCTCCAGGACCGACACCTGCACCAGGAACAGCTCCAGTACCAGCCCCAAAGCCAGGAAGGCCTCCAGCACCCACACCAAAACCAGGAATTCCAACTCCAGTGCCAGCTCTGGCCCCTGCAGGAAGAAGATAATGCACAGGTGCAAGTGACCAATGGGGAAAGAGACTTCCAGATTCCCCGGTGCCCTTCGGAGTCCAGGATGGGCTGGGATGACCTAGAAGGTACTCACCATACTTGGCTGCTTTAGCTGCTGCTTTGGCCGCTGCGGCTGGGCTTACCGCTCCTGGGAAACGAGAAGGGAGAGAGTAGGGCTCCAgacaaaataatgacaaaaaagacCTCAGTTTCTGCCCCTGCTAATGGCGGGGTTAGATTAAATGGCAGTCAAACTCCAAATCATGGAAGCACAGCTCAAAGAGGGCATCTAGTCTACTCTCccccatttcacaggtgaggagATTGAGACCTAGGGAGGCTGACTTGAAAAAGTCAGGTATTAAGTgatagaaatgggatttgaatccaggttttctgacccTATATCCAGGATTCAGTCAGTTTTCCAGCCTGCTTCCCATGAATCACCACCGACTTTATGCAGGTTTTGTGGTTTGTGAGGACCTTTTCATATAGGATCTGATTTGAGCTACTCAACAATCTTGTAGATAGGGACCACAGGTCTTGTTTTATAAGGGAGCAATCTGAGATTCATAGAGACGCCTGTGGTCACACTGCTGATTGGTATCAGAAAAGAGATTCCAATTTGCAGATTGGCATCAAAAAAGAGATTCCAATTTGCAGATTGGTGTCAAAAAAGGGATTCCAATTTGCAGATTGGCGTCAAAAAAGGGATTCCAATTTGCAGATTGGCGTCAAAAAAGGGATTCCAATTTGCTGATTGGTGTCAGAAAAGAGATTCCAATTTGCAGATTGGTATCAGAAAAGAGATTCCAATTTGCAGATTGGCGTCAAAAAAGAGATTCCAATTTGCAGATTGGTGTCAAAAAAGGGATTCCAATTTGCAGATTGGCGTCAAAAAAGGGATTCCAATTTGCAGATTGGCGTCAAAAAAGGGATTCCAATTTGCTGATTGGTGTCAGAAGAGGGATTCCAATTTGCTAATTGGTATCAAAAAAGGGATTCTAATATGCTGATTGGTGTCAGAAAAGGGATTCTAATTCAAGTCCTCCTGGTTCCTAGTCCACTGTACCTCAAACTCAGGAGAccaccctccttcccttttttctctactCCAATCTCAGCTttacagacagacacagagtcaCATACATGACTGAATTCAGAAACCATAGCTCTCACCTGGGACACCACCAACACCAGGGACACCACCAACACCTGGGACACCTCCAACACCTGGGACACCTGCAACACTTCCAATCCCTGGGATGCCACCAACACCTGGTACTAAGCCTCCAGCAGCTCCTTCAGAGAGAATAGGgaattgtcttttccttttatgAGATGCCGAGGAGGATCTCTCAGCATCCAAGTGCTTGGGAATAAGCTAGGGATCAGAGTGGTCACCCTTTCCTGAAACGGTCTTAGTTCAAGCCACATGAAGAACCAGGGATATTTAATTCAGAGAAGACTCAGAGGTGGGGAAGGGGATGTATCACTTGCTATCAAGTGCTATCTTGTCAAGGAAAGATGAAGATTTCTTTGCTTGGCCCCAGAAGAGATGACCGAGATCACTGGGTGGCAGTGCAAAGAAACAGATTGGTTTGCTATCAGATAAGATCTCTGAGGATCTGGAAGCTGGAGACCAACAGAGGTCATTCCTTGTTGCTTGGGAGCCATAAAAATGTGCATGATACTTAGTCCATTGCTTTGAACTTTAGTACAGATCCCCAGATGATGACAAAGTGGATGGGGAATCATAGTTCAGGACGAGAGGCCCAACAGGTGACACTAAAGATTTGGGAACCCCAGAAAGGTATAATAATACAAGTCTTCCCTGGAAGAGGAGATCTCTCCtccatgagaaaactgagaggcTGAAGGAtatgctcagagtcacacaactgtgATGTGTCAGAAACAAGACCTGCCTCCAAAATCAGCTCTCCATCTTTGccaccatgctgcctctcatagGAATA
The Sminthopsis crassicaudata isolate SCR6 chromosome 4, ASM4859323v1, whole genome shotgun sequence genome window above contains:
- the ELN gene encoding elastin isoform X3, which codes for MCNPSVSGCLASLHLVLVVIEEEGLVFSLRPFSLYVAPGAGSPAAAAAAAKAAKYGAAGGLVPGVGGIPGIGSVAGVPGVGGVPGVGGVPGVGGVPGAVSPAAAAKAAAKAAKYGARAGTGVGIPGFGVGAGGLPGFGAGTGAVPGAGVGPGGIPGAALSPAAAAAAAKAAKYGAGGAGGVGGVGGVGGLVPGAGIPGVGIPGGVGGVGGVGGGPGALAQSAAAAKAAAKAAQYGLVPGVGGLGVGGVPGGAGAGAGAVPGAGTPAAQAAAKAAAKAQYRAATGIGGVPGYPGGIADGAGFPGGIGYGTGVAPGSLAAAKAAKYAAGGAGGLGGLGGAGGGLIPGVAGVPGGVAGGLGGVPGAGTPAAAAAAKAAAKAAQYGLGGAGGLGGRGIPGVGGVPGVGGVPGVGGVPGVGGVPGAGSPAAAAKAAAKAAKYGAAGGLVPGAGGLVPGVGAGGLPGTRAGAPSLGYGFSPIYQGAAAAGLGFGGKPPKQYGGALGALGYRGGPCLGKMCGRKRK
- the ELN gene encoding elastin isoform X2; its protein translation is MCNPSVSGCLASLHLVLVVIEEEGLVFSLRPFSLYVAPGAGSPAAAAAAAKAAKYGAAGGLVPGVGGIPGIGSVAGVPGVGGVPGVGGVPGVGGVPGAVSPAAAAKAAAKAAKYGARAGTGVGIPGFGVGAGGLPGFGAGTGAVPGAGVGPGGIPGAALSPAAAAAAAKAAKYGAGGAGGVGGVGGVGGLVPGAGIPGVGIPGGVGGVGGVGGGPGALAQSAAAAKAAAKAAQYGLVPGVGGLGVGGVPGGAGAGAGAVPGAGTPAAQAAAKAAAKAQYRAATGIGGVPGYPGGIADGAGFPGGIGYGTGVAPGSLAAAKAAKYAAAGGAGGLGGLGGAGGGLIPGVAGVPGGVAGGLGGVPGAGTPAAAAAAKAAAKAAQYGLGGAGGLGGRGIPGVGGVPGVGGVPGVGGVPGVGGVPGAGSPAAAAKAAAKAAKYGAAGGLVPGAGGLVPGVGAGGLPGTRGAPSLGYGFSPIYQGAAAAGLGFGGKPPKQYGGALGALGYRGGPCLGKMCGRKRK
- the ELN gene encoding elastin isoform X1 — encoded protein: MCNPSVSGCLASLHLVLVVIEEEGLVFSLRPFSLYVAPGAGSPAAAAAAAKAAKYGAAGGLVPGVGGIPGIGSVAGVPGVGGVPGVGGVPGVGGVPGAVSPAAAAKAAAKAAKYGARAGTGVGIPGFGVGAGGLPGFGAGTGAVPGAGVGPGGIPGAALSPAAAAAAAKAAKYGAGGAGGVGGVGGVGGLVPGAGIPGVGIPGGVGGVGGVGGGPGALAQSAAAAKAAAKAAQYGLVPGVGGLGVGGVPGGAGAGAGAVPGAGTPAAQAAAKAAAKAQYRAATGIGGVPGYPGGIADGAGFPGGIGYGTGVAPGSLAAAKAAKYAAAGGAGGLGGLGGAGGGLIPGVAGVPGGVAGGLGGVPGAGTPAAAAAAKAAAKAAQYGLGGAGGLGGRGIPGVGGVPGVGGVPGVGGVPGVGGVPGAGSPAAAAKAAAKAAKYGAAGGLVPGAGGLVPGVGAGGLPGTRAGAPSLGYGFSPIYQGAAAAGLGFGGKPPKQYGGALGALGYRGGPCLGKMCGRKRK